The region TTGAAAGAAACAGAAGATGGAACGTCGAGTGTTAACACATCCGAGACAAACTTCAACCAAACATTCAATTCATGCAGATATTGTTGCATTATGTAGCGCCACTGTCGAATGGGTGTGTCTTCATCATAATAGGTGTCAGTTAGTGAGCTACTTAGCCATTCGAAACAATTCCTCATCGAGTGTCTCCATTTAGCATTGACATTCATCCACCAGTCTCTCTGAGTTAACCAATTTTGCGTGcaattttggagatcttatgtaaacaaaaccaacaaaatgATTTGAGTGTCATACAATTGCACAAAACAGTCAAAGCAAACGTCATTTGACCGTGTATAGGAtctatacttaattaattatttaaatagtCAATCaccaacaaagaaaaacaaacagacaaataaaaagcaaacaatagacaaatttttattttattactttacgttttattaattaaaattactaATACTATCAAGTTTATTCTTAGTACTAATAGTAGCCAACTAAGTAATATCCAAAACAAacgaaaagacaaacagacacacacacacacacacacacacacacacacacacacatgcgcacgcacacatacacacacaggcgtgcacaaacacactaatTATTGTCAAATAATACAAAAGAATCATTACCAAAACACGAAGCATTTCCACTTTCACCAGATCTTGTCTGACTTAGACAGTTAAATGATCCAATTGTATTAACACATTCAGTATCTTCATGGCAGTTATGGGTTACACCAGTGCACTCATTCAAATCAGAACAGTCATATTTGCCATCACCTGTGAACCCGGCGTTACACACACAAGTATTATAATGATCACATTGTGCATCCTCATGACAATCTGTGTTATTGAAACAATCAACACAAGTAGTAATGCCATTTCCCATAAATCCTGGCAGACATCGACAAGTAAATGACCCAGCTTGATTGGTACACTGAGCGCGAGAATGGCAGTTGTTAACATCCCTGTTACACTCATTGATATCTTCGCAGACAATGCCATTGTATTCATAACCACAGTGACAATCACAAACAAACGATCCAGCTGTATTACGGCAGTCTCCATTACTGCCACACAAACTTTTCTCAAGGCACTCATTAATATCTATACACACATTTCCAATTAGCATAAATCCAGTTTTGCACCAGCAAAGAAAAAACCCAATTGTATTAACACAAATCTCTGTGTCCTGTACGCAGTTATGAGTCATTCTTGCACACTCATTAATATCCGTACAATTTTTGCCATTTCCTTTAAACCCACTCTGACAGCTACAACTGAAAGCCCCTAGTGTATTTGTGCACACTGCATCAGTATGGCAATTACTGATACCCCTTTCACACTCATCAATGTCATGACAATATGTCCCGTTACTTTCATATCCAGTGATACACTTGCATTGAAAAGATCCCATTGTATTAGAGCACTTAGCACTTGCATGGCAGTTGTCTAAGTTCCGTGCACACTCATTTATATCACCACAAGTCTTGTTGACTGCTTCATATCCAGCACGACAGTCACATGCAAAAGACCCCATTGTATTACGACAATCAGCATTTACACCACAAGGTGATCTATGTAAGCACTCATtgatgtcatcacaaaatgCTCCATCGCCAGAAAATCCTATATCACAAGTACAACTAAATGAGCCGACCGTGTTTATACAAGTAGCATATAAGTGACAATTGTGTATTGCTTGAGCACATTCATCAATGTCAACAAATTCTTCCATTAGCCTCTCATGTCGAACCAAGCAATCACATCTGTAGGATCCAATGACATTGACACAGACTTCATTGGCATCACAACTGTCAAAGCCCAGAGTACATTCATCAATGTCTGCGCAAAATGTCCCGTTCCCTGAATATCCACTTAAGCAAGTGCACAGAAAGAGAGGCTTAATGTTGTCACAATTTGCCTTAGTATGACAGTTATCAGTTTTCTCTTCACACTCATCAATATCAGTGCAATCATTTATTCCATCTCCTCTCAACcctgactgacaaacacaagaaGACAACCTGCAGGTTGCATTGCTATGGCATTCATCATCCAGAGTACAAAACAAAGATGTGGTAAATGACCAATCAGTCTTTATTAGAAGACCCTCAGTTGCTATCCCACCACCAGAACAACCATTGTTAGATACAAATGCTCCCTCATCCATGAGAATGTAGTATTTAACTCCGAGCCTGTATGTACTTTTCATTCTAAAAACTACTGTTAGTAAATCAGACAAAATCCAAACGTTCGATGACTTTGAGGTGTCAATTGTTTCAaccagtctgtttgtataaAATTCAAAAACTCTAAGGTACCTTGATACAGATGGGTAACCAATCTAACAATACAATTTAATGACAACAATTTTAATACCATCACCAATGGATTGCACTTCAACATACTTCCTTAGAGAATGCTATGTGAGCTTCATCTAAGCCAGGTGTAAATATAGATACATTGTTCGGAAATCGAGAGTGAAGACTGATGCTTGGAATATCAGCTATCAGAAACATGCAGTATTAAAATGAAATTGCATTTTCTGTAGAGGATGCTGTTTACAGCTTACTCACCTCCAGTGACTAGGGTTATGCACCGCTGTTCAGATGCACCACTATAACATAGCAAACAGCACAATGTCATGCACTTTCATGTTGTACTTAATaaatcaccaccaccaccaccaccaccaccaccaccaccaccaccaccaccatttCTATTTTGCATCCTCTATTACAAACAGAGCATGCAAAGAAGTAAATGATAGATAACTAAAACGTCAGCATAGTAGCATAAAGCATAATGTAAATGCAGTATCAGACTAATGATAGGACATCACTCGAGTctctgcagcaacaacaagagAATGCACATACTGTAATAGAGAGACAATGCTGTACCCAAAATTAATGCAACACCaaccaaaatatttttagcgTTTTCACAAAGTAAACACTGAGCATAATCATATAGTATAATCATAATCTGACTTACTTGTCATCATCAAATgccataaaacaaacaaggaaaATATCATTGTTTTGGTCTGCACTGGGTGTCCAGCTAAACGTTGTCTCCTTAGTACCAGCCAAATTAAGCGTGTCAGTCAAAAAAGTTCGAGTCATCCCACGAGGCCCCGAAAAAGAAACATTTGTGACTCTGGTTATCACCAACacattacatgtacactattGCATCCGTTAAGTAAATTTAGATAGTCATACCGACGATTCAAATTTGAGTGATTTACTCTCACAGTAAAGTTGAAGGAAACATCCACAAGAATGTCAAAACACAAAAGATCTTCAGGTGTACCACAGCAAAACACGGGATTGTCAGCACAATTTTGTTTAGAGTTAACAACCTTGATTACAAACTGCAGTGGAACTTCACTGAGAGCTTTAGATGATAGGTACGGTATATAATCTTCAATGACTATTGCAATCCCATAGTCTCCTGTACGTTGAGGTGTCCAATTAAGCTCACATGTCTTCTAAAAAAGAATCAAGATTTATTATAAAGCAACTAACTTAATTGAACAaagtgtgtgcgtgagtgtgtgcatgtgtgtgtgtgtgtgtgtgtgtgtgtgtgtgtgtgtgtgtgtgtgtgtgtgtgtgtgtgtgtgtgtgtgtgtgtgtgtgtgtgtgtgtgtgtgtgtgtgtgtgtgtgtgtgtgtgtgacacataCCTCATCAAGTGTTGACTCAGCACCAAGAGGACGACACAAACCACCACATTCATCCAATCCATCAGCATCATCAACCTTGCTCTCACCCCAACGACATCGAACAATGTCATGATCTTTGTCAACAACTGGAATTTTATGATGAAAATAACACCCAGCTCGTAACAATACATAAAGTGCTGTTGTTTTTGGGCTGCTGTTAATCTGCCCGTTGTCAAGACGAGGCCTCACATCAATTTTAGTATAAAACCGAATATCCAAAGAGTCTTTATAATTTCTTAGCGAAGTAATCCAGCAGCATTTTTGAGTTCCTTTAGGATCATTGCTAAATTACAAATACCTCTAGGCTCTCTACTATTTTGCTCAAACATTTACTCACCCAAAATGTGCTACACCATCCTGTGGAGCATCAACAAGAAAAGAGCCTGCTCCAATTGTATATCCTTTCTCTGAGCTATCAACACAGTAGTACTCCATTGTAGGTAGGTCTTTCCTCTCTCTGTATTGTTGACAGTAATTGCTGTCACTAAGGCAACCCCAACTGACTCGTTGACCGCGCTTCTCACTAGTTTGGATGTTGCCTCTATGACAAGTTGATCCATCTGTTGCATGTAAGTTCCATACTATTTCGAAATCAACCTTAATCTAAGACAAGAAAAGGTAATTAATCATTCTAGAATTATGCAGTAAGCAGTGAGTCCTTCAGATGGATAGGCATAACCTTACTTGCATTCTTAATTGGAAGCAGTACCTATGCTAAATCAGTGTTTAGCTTGTGGCTAATATATGCCCTAGACGATCAAGAAAACCATTTGTCTCTTGTGTTCTGCATTGTCTACTATATAAGTAGTACATATATTGTGTGCAAAACGCAGATTTAGATaatccatggattgcctgGTACTATCCATATAGATTGCCTGTACAAaccaaagggattgctgtACAAACCAAATGGATCGGTAATACAAACCATGCGAATCGGTAATACAAACCATGCGGATCgctaatacaaaccatgcataccttaaccctaacccgtAACTCTAACattaaccctaaacctaactCTAACTCTTAAATTACCCGGAAAAACTAGAAATCCACAGTTTGTCCTTATCCACTCTTTGCGCATAGCATATATGCTTCACTAGACCAACACTTTAGCAAACAATTGAGACCATGGCATCCCAAAACATTTATACAGTTAACCTCTAGTCAATCCTTTAACAAACATTTCTCAGACTTGCGCAGAATTCTAACTGTGTTGACACTTCCAAATCTTAGACCTACACACAAGAGCTACAAAACTGCCTACATAAAACTGTATGCCCAGAAATGTTTTGGGTTCATCGTGCAAGTACACTCTCTGCAAGAAGACATATCCTTAATTAAGCAGCAAGAAATGTCAAGCAAATCAGTCTTGGACAATCCACACTTAACTAATAAAATTGTTAATTACCCACTCCAAATTCACTTGCAGTCCATATTATAGAATGATTGCAATCTGACCCATAAACATCCAATTCCTTGCATATTGTTGCACTACTAGTAACTAGTAACCCTAGAATGTCAAAACTCACTTTGCCTCCACTATTGTATTTCCAGCTGATCGTACTGCCCCCATAATGGCTGGCGTCTGCTGCCCAAGTCAATAAGAATGCCGCCATCACAGCAGGTAACGATGTCACTGCATTGATTGACTGCATCTGAAACTGATGTAGACGTACCGTTCTGTCTCGACCGTGACAACAGCTACAAAATTCTGAGCACAAGACTGAGCATGCAGAGCACCGATCACTGCTATGTAGCAATACAATGCAGTCATTCATTGCATAACAGGTCTCGAAGAGACCACTTACTGAGAATACTCAGTTTGCAATGAATACTCTTTGGTGGTGAATTCAGGGAAAACACACCCTCTCTCAGCAATTACCTCTGACCCAAGTCTAAGATTTAATCTTAATGAATGTTTTTGTAAAGCTGGACACTTCAGATGGTCATATTCTTTTTGACAGCACCAATTAAATGCACAACCTTTGTCATGTACTAAACGTTTTGCAAGCAAAATCAATGAGATATTATAATGGTATGACATCATGAATTTGTAATCACTGTTAATCCCACATTCtcctggatccgcctctgATACAATCtgtattatttgttgttggcCACTGGCAATGACTAACTTGGTAAGGCAGAGCCCCTGGAGTGATCACCACTTGCATATTTTGCATTTTCTGGCATAGCCTTGTGTGAAAACCTTGGAACTAGAGTCACCAACTTCTATAGACAATGTATGACCGCTTTACGTAGCACCGGTACCTTTTCAGCTCAATGATTATAGTTATATATCTGAAGTAAATGTAATTACTAATGAGAAAGATAGACAAGTTGGACACTGAATGCAGGAGGATGTGCATCTCTGAGCAAAGACCACAGTTGGTGAAAAGAAGCTACTGTAAACCAAAAAAATTTTGGTTGCAATTTATTTTCAGTAATTTTGGTATGGCCTATGAAGGACCTAAATTAAATTTCTACCTAAATTTTGTGAAAGTTGTCAAACCTCTAGAAGCTAACAGCAATGTCCATGAACATGGTAAATTAGTGTAGATCTAGTGTACTGTGCATCCAGCAAGGAGTCTCAAGCTTCTGAGGAGTTTTGCCAAAATAGATCGGATCGCTACTGAAATGGAATTTTCATAAAAGTAAAGAAATTTTTACACCGCCAAAAAAGGTTTGGTTTACAGTATATAAATTACTTTTGATATTATAATTGAATTACTACCTGCTATATTGTAAATGTAACATGCAATTACTAAATTGGCAAGTGTCAAATTAGACACTAAAAATGTACAGATGTCAGTTTGTACTGGCAAGGCAAGACCTTAAAATAAGGTCAGCAAGCTAGTGCAACCACAAAAAGAAATCTAGAAGCAATAAACAATGAACAAAGACTGGCTTGAACCATGGCGCACATGTGCTCCTCAAATAGGCATGCCCAACATGCCTTCAGGAACACAATCATGCATGTGAATATCATGTGTCCATGTGAATATCATGTGTCCATGTGAATGAATTGTTccgtacacagacacagacacagacaaacacacacacacacacacacacacacacacacacacacacacacacacacacacacacacacacacacacacacacttattaGTGCCAAGTATTGTCTAGGTGAGAGACTTTCTGCATGCATTTATGACATGTGTATATTTACCTCCCCCAACTTGACGTTTCCTACAACTTCCTGCTACCTATTTCAACCACTTGTAAATTAGAAGACTTGACCAAGACACGCTATCACTTCAGTCAAAACATCATGTTACCTGACTACAAACAGATTACCTGACACTGAAGCTTCTTATTCCAAGAAAGTAACCACAGCATAAAAATTAACAACTACCAATATATAATGAGAAACCaatcaatttatttataaatagtTGCAAACCCACTAGGTCAATTTATCATACATCTATTTGCTGTCACGGGTATGTTGTAGTCAAACGTCTGGATAACAAGACACAAAATCCTTGCTTGATTGTGTACTGTGTATAATCATACGATATATACCGTATGTAGTATATAAAACATAAACACATATAAACTGCGATCAAATCTTGTGAACACATAACATACGCTActaacatgcatgcaatataCGTATCAATAATTTAAAACTGTGGAATGCAGACGTTACTAAGAATCTACCGTCAACACCTTCCACCAGCGAATCCATTCAAACCTTCTGTTATTATAAACGAGAAACCTGCACCAGATGCCAGGCCTACCGTCAAAAACATGGACATCATCAAACCAGCGGTCTCTTTCTCGTGAGTCAAAACCAAACTGTACACCAACTTACACTCAAATTGAAAACAAACgcaatacatgtatgtataccatACTTTGGACCATACATCATGGACAGAGTGCCCAAGTATCCATTTGATATTGCCATCAAAGCCATGAAGACAATAGGATAAATGTCACTATTGAAAACAACTGAAGCATCTGATGACCTAGGAAGGACGTTGCACAGAGCAAACAAAGGTAAAAATGCCAGTCGAAGAACAACAGGGATCAACAGGAAACGATGTGATATCTGAATGGAAGGAAACATGATTGTCACAACAATGTGTACGGTTGCGTAAACGCTAAAATGCTGAAATTGATTTTCAGTACCAATGGAATCCATGGAGCAATAGTTCTGCCAACAAAATCTCCAAAGTTAAAAAGCAAGAAACAGATGATGGGAGTAAAATATTTCACTACAAAACACAGAAATAAGTATGTagcacaaacacaatgacatgtCATGCTCCACCTGTCCAAGTATCTTTCTCTCCTGTTGTCAGAGTGTCTGTTGAAGGAGCATCCACAGACTTTATATTTGATGCGACACCCGGAAAGATAGAAAGAGTTACAAAAAACGTTAAAAACACACTTAGTGCCACACCCCAGATCTGCAACAAATGATGCTAAATATGTGATATGATGAGATAACTTTTCAATAACCTTTTTAAAAATAGCCCAGAAATGAGGAGTTTGCTGTTCATATGAGCTACTAGAACTAGACGATGTATAGTCTATTGAAACATGCATAGAAAGAAACTGACAGCacaaaatacaataaacaaaGACATACGTTTCTGAACAGTGAGATGGTACCTAACATAACTCTAAAAGAAAACAAGAAACTTGTAACACATAAGAATTaatttcacaaacagaacTTACAAGGTTGATAAGAACAAAAAATGCAAAGAAAGACACTGCTGTAACAGCTACAGCAGATGCAAAGTAACCAATAGCACTCTCCTCCACCCTACTGCCACCTGTTATAaacatcaataataattaCTGTTACCAAAACTCATGCCTAATCACGTAATAAAAGCAATTGGTGAAGTAGAAAGAATTagtttacacacaaacacacacacacacacacacacacacacacacacacacacacacacacacatgacacattTGTTACTAAGATTCTCATTATGtgaaacaaaacattgtaAAACTGCTGACCAGCAAGAGAAAAAATGTTTGCGAGCGATGCAAACAGTCCTGCCATGCCCTGAATCACAGTACATCATGGTAATACAAAAAAACCTTTGTCTATTCAATGATCACCTGCCCACTCATTATTGCTCCTGTGTACTTTGGATCATTGAGAATGCCACCCAAACCATACAAACCAGCTTGAAATGTTGAACTGGCAACTACAGTCACGAATCCAGCATTATAGCATTATATGCTCAAAACTACACATAGCAATACAAACCATTCATGAtgacaacagaaacaatagTGATGGCAAAGAAAGAGTTCTGCCCTGAAAAAAGACCAGATATCATCCTAATGGTTTAAACCCAAAAAATTCTTACAATGTGCATCTGAAGGATACACGAGAGCAGTTGTCCAAATGAAGactaacaaaacaatgaaCGTTGATCCACCAATCCTCCATTTGATGCTAAACCTAAAGTCAATGAAAAGATCACCATGCATTTTAAAATATgattccacacacacacacacacacacacacacacacacacacacacacacacacacacacacacacatacacatgcacgcacgtgcacgcacgcacacacacacacacacacacacacacacacacacacacacacacacgcacgcatgcacacatgcacgtgcacacacacacaatggattaattcaacatcaaccttaaggtcagctGCAAAGATAGCTCCTCTTGCCTTTAAAGACAGggcagggcctccatgcactatgTGGAGgtttagggccagcgctacaatccacctgaaacttggccagagtcatccagacgcattgactatggcgcagctccaagactggacaccaaggcccacacatacccgtctgctgcatgatgttactgccaagccagcagccatgccaccccagtcaatgacttgtgtccaccccagtcaatgacttGTCATCAGATACTCATtaatactcctgagtcaagagaggcaattgcgtccgagttccttgcctaagggAATATGCGTGTGCCCATCTCgtacttgaacttgcgactcAAAGGTCCCctgatgtttccattctccaaatacactctctaaccaattgagttacagatgacacacacacacacacacacacacacacacacacacacacacacacacacacacactcacacacacacacacacacacacacacacacacacacacacacacacacacactgtcaacTATAAATAACAATATTATGCATAAATCAGTAGCTAAATATATGCATGTTTTAGAGCAAACTTGTGACTACTTGTATGTAAAACATCAATAAATCATTTGTATCAATATCTGATTAACATCAAATTATACAACTTGCTTTCAATGAAGTGCCATTATAAGTGAGTTCACCAGAAATTGCTGTAACTAAAATTAGAGACTGTTGCTACAATGGAATGTGGTTACTTAAAGCAAATGCTGTTACAGAATGCAGCCCAGCTGTATGGTAATTGTAGTATTCAGAGGTTGATCTTCACAGCAAAACAATTAGACGAAAAACGTGTGTCCATGTGCTAATAGATGTTAATCCTGTGGCTGTAGGCTATGAATGTGATAATAACAGCACAACTCAATTATAATCTAGGTGCAAGACATCCTACACTGTAGGTTTCAAGTTGACAGTCATTGTCAAGTTTGatgagtgtgtgtttgcaatTTGCATTCTAGCTCAGAAAGCACAAGCATTCCCATGTACTTACTGCCATCGCTCATTGCAAACAATCTAGACAAAGCCACAGCAAGAGCGACCAAAAGTGGTTGCATAGGTGAATTAGCTTGCATGATAAACCCACCTCATTTATAATGACATGATGCTATACCTCAAGATACACCATGATGCTACATCTCAAACCATAGCAGTACTCTGGTAAAATTCATGTTAATGTATAGTGGCATGCCATTAAAAGCAAAGCAATATGTACAAACTAGAAATTAAAGCcatgtccacactagaccagaaatTGATCGTGATCTGATCGTGATCGTACTGATTGGAATAGcaagcgtccacactgcactttgaaatgATATCTTCACCTCTCTTTGATATCACATAACTAATATAGTTTGAGATGATGGATGTGTACACGTGAGTTCTTTGCTTGGGGaaatacagcgacgtaaggcaATTCAATTTTGtgcgagaacaaagaagagtgaGAAGGGTTAGATGTTGTGACTACACTTGTAGCACGTAAAGGTAATACCCACTGTTTTCATAATTAGATTCAACCGATTGCAATCGATGTGGATCAAATCCACCTTTCAATGTGGATTAAGTGTGGATGTGATGCTTGCAGTTGGATtacgatccagttgccagtgtgaaCAGTCCTTAAATGTACTCAAACCACTAATGCATTTGCATGACCCATACTTGCTAGCAGTATACACAGTTTGAACATGCAAAATAAGATAGCattaagtaaacaaacagtactaaaatcaataaacaaagaTGTAACAAAACTAGAACTCACCAATGTGCATAGCGAACGTTTAGAATGACGGCAATTAGATTTGGTACCATTGATGCAACTGCAAAGTAATTCTCATATGTGCAATGAAACAGACCAGGCGATATAGTCTTATTCCCCACTGTTCTCTTCTTAAACTTGTCATCAAAATACTAAACACCAAAGCAGTTACTATGTAACATATACCACATTCAGACTTCATCTTATATATTACAAGCTATAAATAGATATTAACTAATTCTTGAGAAATTCCAAAATTAGCTATTCAAACAACTTTATTGTTTACAACGATCAAAGGCATGCCAATAGTATTGCCAATGTGAAATGTAAGTCGATGTAATGGTAGATGATGCAATGATGTATTATAATTCTGTATTGTATCTTGTTATAACAGGTACATACCAATAAGCTATTCCATCACCTCTGTCCCAAACctaacacgcacgcacgtacacacacacacgcacgcacacacacacacacacacacacacacacacacacacacacactcacaaacataACAGCTCGACAGGTGGCGCGAACTATGATCGTCGAAGTGTTGCGCCATCAGTAACACACCCCAGCCAGAAGGCCAGGGAACGCTGGAGCAGCTGTGCGTGCTTGGCGTTCGGCTACGACCGTGACCTGCCGTTCGACGTGCGTACGGCGACGGCCGGCAAGAGTGGTGGGCTGTCAATAGAGCGCTTCGAGATCAGCTTGTGTTATGACGatagaaacagagagacaaacagacagacaatttattctcatacagattctacttgtacatatgctagaattttttaaatacaaatcagtccttgcaaacaacaaagtcattaactaatggactcaaccttgaatgtcaaaatcaaataatctatctaaatcaccatgattaggtgacagtttcgaaagttttctaaggataactttggcattgcatctttgcaaaattgtaaaaaatctttttctccaatacgacataaacatggaagcattaaattggcttctggatttgctgactgtcgtgacaaatgctgcaaaaattctcccaaaatgttctatcacaagagaaacacatcttgatacatatcctcctggaacaagctcttccgaatattttttcattttcttttcttctcttgttgcGGCAGCATGACTGTTTCCTCGCcagccctcctaataatgtcctgactccacggatgagccagggacacatcaatatccaaTTCTATCCAGTAATtagatcaaacattgtaatgaaGAATGCTTTGAACAATGTCCATACAAGTGGTGTCAGTAAGGTAAAAGAGTTACCATCTTTGAAACTGCTTACTGCAAAACTAAAACATCTTCAATCCAGACTGCAAGCcatcagaaaagacagacagtttcaGAATTTCCTACAGTCCTGCGATACCAAAGAAGACCGCGCAAGGCTCATCAGTAGTGGGGGTCCTTTAACTGGGAAATGGCTTGAGGCAATTCCTTGTTCGCAAAATTTTTGTCCTACAAATGCTCAGTTTCGTACTGCAGCTTTTATGCGACTTGGGTGAGTGTCCCTTCCTCAGCTAAGTAATATCAAGAAATTTGTCAACCAATGTGGTAAGGACGTTAATCAGAAAGGTTACCATCGCCTGACATGCAAGTTTGGTGGGGGCCCCATTCATCGTCACGATCACTTTCTGGACAGCTACTACAACATGCTGCGGTCTGTAGATTTCTGTTGTAAGAAAGAGATCACGGCTCAATTCAAAGGCAAGCAACGTCCTGATATTGCAGTTTACAACTACTGATGGCAAGAAGTTGTTGCTCGACATCACCGTGACCCACCCATGGTCA is a window of Corticium candelabrum chromosome 20, ooCorCand1.1, whole genome shotgun sequence DNA encoding:
- the LOC134195863 gene encoding equilibrative nucleoside transporter 3-like, yielding MSSSSTDMEDGIGGVVEDRVPLVNRSEPPPDRFRLVLWIMFILGFGALLPWNMFITATPYFDDKFKKRTVGNKTISPGLFHCTYENYFAVASMVPNLIAVILNVRYAHWFSIKWRIGGSTFIVLLVFIWTTALVYPSDAHWQNSFFAITIVSVVIMNVASSTFQAGLYGLGGILNDPKYTGAIMSGQGMAGLFASLANIFSLAGGSRVEESAIGYFASAVAVTAVSFFAFFVLINLSYVRYHLTVQKHYTSSSSSSSYEQQTPHFWAIFKKIWGVALSVFLTFFVTLSIFPGVASNIKSVDAPSTDTLTTGEKDTWTVKYFTPIICFLLFNFGDFVGRTIAPWIPLISHRFLLIPVVLRLAFLPLFALCNVLPRSSDASVVFNSDIYPIVFMALMAISNGYLGTLSMMYGPNLVLTHEKETAGLMMSMFLTVGLASGAGFSFIITEGLNGFAGGRC
- the LOC134195785 gene encoding fibrillin-1-like — encoded protein: MTRTFLTDTLNLAGTKETTFSWTPSADQNNDIFLVCFMAFDDDNGASEQRCITLVTGADIPSISLHSRFPNNVSIFTPGLDEAHIAFSKEIGYPSVSRYLRVFEFYTNRLVETIDTSKSSNVWILSDLLTVVFRMKSTYRLGVKYYILMDEGAFVSNNGCSGGGIATEGLLIKTDWSFTTSLFCTLDDECHSNATCRLSSCVCQSGLRGDGINDCTDIDECEEKTDNCHTKANCDNIKPLFLCTCLSGYSGNGTFCADIDECTLGFDSCDANEVCVNVIGSYRCDCLVRHERLMEEFVDIDECAQAIHNCHLYATCINTVGSFSCTCDIGFSGDGAFCDDINECLHRSPCGVNADCRNTMGSFACDCRAGYEAVNKTCGDINECARNLDNCHASAKCSNTMGSFQCKCITGYESNGTYCHDIDECERGISNCHTDAVCTNTLGAFSCSCQSGFKGNGKNCTDINECARMTHNCVQDTEICVNTIGFFLCWCKTGFMLIGNVCIDINECLEKSLCGSNGDCRNTAGSFVCDCHCGYEYNGIVCEDINECNRDVNNCHSRAQCTNQAGSFTCRCLPGFMGNGITTCVDCFNNTDCHEDAQCDHYNTCVCNAGFTGDGKYDCSDLNECTGVTHNCHEDTECVNTIGSFNCLSQTRSGESGNASCFDLQNCTQNWLTQRDWWMNVNAKWRHSMRNCFEWLSSSLTDTYYDEDTPIRQWRYIMQQYLHELNVWLKFVSDVLTLDVPSSVSFNETNPEKLWDEVQSFVSRMSNLLYEHIGNTNNVMAFNSTCLCENKQVGQWVLATALSEEATDDLEKTFGGQCDVLHATHSNL